In the Bacteroidales bacterium genome, TTTTCAACAGGGAAATTATTTTCAAAACACTTGTTGCACATGGCAGAAACTCCGGCGATCTCTACGCCAGCCGTTTTTCAAACAAACCGCAGTCGCACGAAAGCGCTCTGGGTTTTTATGTTACCGGTGACCCGTATATTGGTGGTCAGGGTTATTCGTTGCTGATGTGCGGAATGGATACCGGGTACAACGACAATGCCCGTCAAAGGGCAATTGTCATACACGGAGCCGACTATGTGACTGACAAGTATATTCAACGATACGGCAGGCTTGGAAGAAGTTTTGGCTGCCCTGCCCTGCCCCCTGATGTTAACCAGAGCATTATCGATAAGATTAAGGAAGGTTCCGTTGTTTTCGGATACTATCCTGATGACCGGTATATGAAGAACTCGAGGATTCTTAGCCAGGCCCTGGCAAACTCCGATTCGATGGTTTATGGTCAGATACCGCTGAACTGATCCAGTGCAGCGAGTTCCTTACTGTCAATCCCGTAAATATCTTTATAGAAATATACTCTGCCGCTTTGATCTGCCTCACAGGTGATATAGGTGATCCTTACAGGCAGAGAAACATTCACCGGGTATTCATGCTGTTGCCCTGTTTTCATAGCCTGACTGAAACCGGTTGTGTCGCAACTGATCCTATTCAGAATTAACGTTGCCAGTTTTTCAGGATGCTCAATTCTGATACAGCCATGCGAGAAAGCCCTGAGATCTTTTTGGAAAAGCGATTTGGAAGGAGTATCATGAAGGTAAACTGAATACGGGTTGTCGAATAGGAATTTTACCTGTCCGAGAGAATTATCAGAACCCTTGTTCTGCCGGAAAGTGTAATCAAAATCGGCTTCCGAAATATTGCTTAAATCAACCGAGTTTGCATCTACCAATTTATTATTCCTGTCCAGGATTTTAAATCCGTTCCGGCTCAGATAGGCTGAATCTTTTTTCAGTTTCGGCAAAATCTCGTTAACAGCTATTTTGCGGGGAACAAACCATACCGGGTTGGCAATTATCTTTTGCAGGTTACCTGAAATCAAAGGGGTTGGTGTAGAAGGATTACCTACTATGACCCTGAAAGTACCGGTCATCTTCCTTCCGTCATAGATTTTAAGTCGGTACGCAGGAATATTCACATATAGCATCCCGGAATCAGGATATTGATTTTTCCTCAGGCGGTCGAGGTTAAGGGCAAGCACTTTGTAACGGTAGAGAGTGGTTTTGCCAAGGGCTTCAATAGTGTTCAAACCTGC is a window encoding:
- a CDS encoding murein L,D-transpeptidase catalytic domain family protein, whose product is MAYKHIICTLLIFLGVSASYTGSQPAIVESATLFDTFAADIYNSLGDYSLNSTAFSLALLGQKSLIDKGLVQKKNLLTVIDFSRPSNEYRFFVIDLFNREIIFKTLVAHGRNSGDLYASRFSNKPQSHESALGFYVTGDPYIGGQGYSLLMCGMDTGYNDNARQRAIVIHGADYVTDKYIQRYGRLGRSFGCPALPPDVNQSIIDKIKEGSVVFGYYPDDRYMKNSRILSQALANSDSMVYGQIPLN